One Acutalibacter muris DNA window includes the following coding sequences:
- a CDS encoding NAD(P)/FAD-dependent oxidoreductase produces the protein MYDAVVIGAGVAGCAVARELSRYKGSFLVVERALDVCEGTSKANSAIIHAGFDAEPGTMKARMNVKGNKMMDKLSEEMDIPFKRIGALVVCLSEDGLPRLRELYDRGIENGVGGLSLLSGDEARVLEPNLTDEVCGALLAETSGIVCPFELTLGLGESAAKNGVEFRFDTKVAGLKREGGCWTAATDKGDLLARTVVNAAGVYAGELHNMACESKLRITPRKGEYCLLDRTAGGHVSHTVFQLPGKLGKGVLVSPTVHGNLLVGPTAADVEDPETAATTAEGLREVAEKSAWAVKNVPMRQVITSFMGLRAHEDGDDFILGESAEGFFDAAGIESPGLTSAPAIGEYLARLIAEKLGLPVNDSFDPIRKGVPKVADMPTEERAELIRRDPRYGSIICRCEEVSEGEILDAVHGVLGAKTLDGVKRRTRAGMGRCQAGFCSPRVMEILSRELSLDLTDIRKSGKDSQIVLGRTRKEGE, from the coding sequence ATATATGACGCCGTAGTTATCGGCGCCGGGGTCGCGGGCTGCGCGGTGGCAAGGGAACTCTCGCGGTATAAGGGCAGCTTCCTAGTAGTGGAGCGGGCTTTGGACGTCTGCGAGGGCACCAGCAAGGCAAATTCCGCCATTATCCATGCCGGGTTCGACGCGGAGCCTGGGACGATGAAGGCGAGGATGAACGTAAAAGGGAATAAGATGATGGACAAGCTCTCTGAGGAGATGGATATCCCCTTCAAGCGCATAGGGGCCCTGGTGGTCTGTCTCAGCGAGGACGGCCTTCCGCGTTTAAGAGAGCTTTATGATAGGGGTATAGAAAACGGCGTGGGGGGCCTGTCGCTGTTAAGCGGGGACGAGGCCCGGGTCCTGGAGCCCAATCTTACCGACGAGGTCTGCGGGGCATTGCTGGCAGAGACCTCCGGCATTGTCTGCCCCTTCGAGCTGACCCTGGGCCTTGGGGAGAGCGCGGCCAAAAACGGCGTGGAGTTCCGCTTTGACACGAAGGTCGCCGGCCTTAAGCGGGAGGGCGGCTGCTGGACAGCTGCCACCGATAAGGGCGACCTCCTGGCCAGAACCGTTGTGAACGCCGCCGGGGTCTACGCCGGGGAGCTGCACAATATGGCCTGTGAAAGCAAGCTGCGCATCACCCCCCGCAAGGGCGAATACTGTCTTTTGGACAGGACTGCCGGGGGGCACGTGTCCCATACGGTGTTCCAGCTGCCCGGTAAGCTTGGCAAGGGTGTGCTTGTAAGCCCCACCGTCCACGGCAACCTTCTTGTGGGCCCCACCGCCGCCGACGTGGAGGACCCTGAGACCGCCGCCACTACCGCCGAAGGGTTAAGGGAGGTGGCGGAGAAATCCGCCTGGGCGGTGAAAAATGTGCCCATGCGGCAGGTGATAACCTCCTTTATGGGCCTTCGCGCCCACGAGGACGGCGACGACTTTATTCTGGGCGAATCGGCCGAGGGCTTCTTCGACGCGGCGGGGATAGAGTCTCCGGGCCTTACCAGCGCCCCGGCCATCGGAGAGTACCTTGCCCGGCTCATAGCGGAGAAGCTGGGATTGCCGGTCAACGATAGCTTTGACCCTATACGGAAAGGTGTGCCAAAGGTCGCGGATATGCCTACAGAGGAGCGGGCGGAGCTTATCAGGAGGGACCCCCGCTATGGCAGTATCATCTGCCGCTGTGAGGAGGTCTCCGAGGGAGAGATACTGGACGCTGTGCACGGAGTGCTGGGGGCGAAGACCCTGGACGGCGTGAAGCGCCGCACCCGGGCAGGTATGGGCCGGTGCCAGGCCGGGTTCTGCTCGCCAAGGGTCATGGAGATACTCTCCCGAGAGCTCTCCCTGGACCTGACGGATATCAGGAAGTCCGGCAAAGATTCGCAGATAGTGCTGGGCAGGACCCGGAAGGAGGGCGAATAA